A region of the Bacteroidales bacterium genome:
CATTGGTGACACTTTCTCCTTTATTCAGGTGGATACAGATTATGTAAAGCAGTTTATTGAAGCATTCCAGGGGAAATTAATCAATGACAGGCCTATTCGCGTGGATGTTTCAGAAGAACAGGACCGCCAGGGCCGTCCTTCACGTGGCCGTTCAGAAGGAGGCCGTGGTTATGAAAGCCGTGGTGGTGACAGGAGGAACAATGACAGGCGAAGCGGTGACAGCCGGGGTGGAGACAGCAGGGGTGGTGATAGCAGAGGAGGAGAACGCCGTTTTGATGGCCCCAGATCACCAGGCAAAAAATTTGGTGGCCCTAAGGAATCAAGTCGTGCTCCAAAGGAATCAAGTCGGGGTGATGAAAACCTGAAGTATGGAAAGAAGAAGAAGTGGTAGATTAGGCAAATAATCTTATTAAGGACAATCCCAAAAAATGAAGTGATAAAGGGAGGGGGAGAGGGCGAGAAATGCTTCTATAATGATGAAAAAAGGGTGGAGAGGTAATAATTAGGGAGAATAATAGTCATTAGGGAGAATTTATCAGAAAGTCCATTTCTCGGGAGATTTTATCACTTTGATAATCATACATATAATTCTTTCGTATTGAGAATTATAGCTATCACATAAGTCAGGAGATATATACTGACAATCTCGTGCAAAGTCTAACCAGGTTTGTGTTTCAGCTGCTTCACCCTCTGAATCCGACAACTTGGCTATAAATGCCTTTTCATATCTTCTTTTTCGCCAGGCTTCAGCTAAGTTTACGCAAACTGACCGTGAACTTCTCCTGATCTGATCTGTCAATGAATATCGTTCATGAGAAGGGAAATTCCTTGTCAGTTCGAAAATTTCTAAAGCCAATTTATAGGATAACTTATAAACTTCCAATTCCTTATGTGAAACAATAAGTGTCATAAAACATGATATTTGAATAACTTTTATAAAGAAACTGCGATTGCAAGAAAACCAAAAATTCCGATTAATTCGGCAAGTTTTATC
Encoded here:
- a CDS encoding four helix bundle protein — encoded protein: MTLIVSHKELEVYKLSYKLALEIFELTRNFPSHERYSLTDQIRRSSRSVCVNLAEAWRKRRYEKAFIAKLSDSEGEAAETQTWLDFARDCQYISPDLCDSYNSQYERIICMIIKVIKSPEKWTF